The Hymenobacter sp. GOD-10R genome includes a window with the following:
- the uvrC gene encoding excinuclease ABC subunit UvrC, whose amino-acid sequence MAANAHLQEQIRHLPHRPGIYKYFDDEGIIYVGKAVDIRKRVSSYFTKQDHNKKTQQLVKNIKRIEFTIVDNESEAFLLENNLIKQHQPKYNILLKDGKTYPYLCLTNERFPRLLPTRNKIDNGSKYYGPYANLTAMNIVLELIRALYPLRTCTYNLSPENIEAGKFKVCLEYHLGNCKGPCEGLQDEETYAQYIQQIRNILSGNLSVPKAYFRERMMQAAQEQQFELAHTLKQKLDRLDDFQAKSTVVNAALSNIDVFSIASNEKSAFINYLKVMNGAIIQTQSLEVQKKLDELDADILAPLVMQMREEFESESKEVLTNVPLSPLPLPGVTLTVPQIGDKRKLLELSIKNVLYLRKEKESMNDRSKDVNEVRIMEGIKRDLRLTELPKHIECFDNSNFQGDNPVAAMVCFRNAKPSKKDYRHFHIKTVVGPNDFDSMYEIVTRRYRRLIDEGASLPQLVIVDGGKGQLGMAVKALRDLDLWGKIPVVGIAKRLEEIYVPNDPLPLYIDKKSETLRLIQRMRDEAHRFGITFHRSRRDASTLKTELTDVKGLGPTTAEKLLSKFKSVKKIRELSESDLIAEIGKAKTRILLNHFEQQEQPTSSDVGNNAS is encoded by the coding sequence CAAACGCATCGAATTCACGATTGTAGACAATGAGTCTGAAGCGTTCTTGTTAGAAAACAACCTGATCAAACAGCATCAGCCTAAGTACAATATACTGCTCAAAGACGGCAAGACCTACCCGTATTTGTGCTTGACCAACGAGCGGTTCCCTCGCCTTCTACCTACTCGCAATAAGATTGACAATGGATCTAAATACTACGGTCCTTATGCCAACCTCACGGCAATGAACATTGTGCTCGAACTGATTCGGGCTCTGTATCCGCTCCGCACCTGCACTTACAACTTATCGCCCGAAAATATAGAAGCTGGCAAGTTCAAGGTCTGCTTAGAATACCACCTAGGCAACTGTAAAGGTCCTTGCGAAGGCCTGCAAGATGAAGAAACCTATGCACAGTATATCCAGCAGATCCGGAATATCTTGAGCGGTAACCTATCCGTTCCGAAAGCTTATTTCCGGGAGCGAATGATGCAGGCAGCACAAGAGCAACAATTTGAGCTAGCGCATACCTTGAAGCAGAAGTTGGACCGCTTAGATGATTTCCAAGCCAAATCGACTGTAGTAAATGCGGCGCTTTCCAATATCGATGTGTTCAGCATAGCTTCTAACGAAAAAAGCGCCTTCATCAACTACTTGAAGGTGATGAACGGAGCAATTATCCAGACACAGTCGCTAGAGGTACAGAAGAAGCTTGACGAACTGGATGCGGATATTCTAGCTCCATTAGTCATGCAAATGCGGGAAGAGTTCGAAAGTGAATCGAAGGAAGTTTTGACGAACGTTCCCCTTTCTCCTTTGCCGTTGCCAGGGGTTACGCTCACAGTACCGCAGATAGGCGATAAGCGTAAGTTGTTGGAGCTCTCTATTAAGAACGTGCTTTATCTGCGCAAAGAAAAGGAGAGCATGAATGACCGCTCAAAAGATGTAAACGAGGTCCGCATTATGGAAGGCATAAAGCGCGACTTACGGCTGACTGAGTTGCCTAAGCACATTGAATGCTTCGACAACTCGAATTTCCAGGGTGATAATCCAGTTGCAGCTATGGTATGCTTTCGCAATGCAAAACCTAGCAAGAAAGATTACCGGCATTTTCACATAAAGACAGTTGTGGGGCCAAATGACTTCGATTCAATGTATGAGATTGTTACTCGCCGTTATCGCCGCTTAATCGATGAAGGTGCTTCGTTACCCCAGCTAGTTATTGTGGACGGTGGTAAAGGACAGTTAGGTATGGCCGTAAAAGCATTGCGTGATCTTGACTTATGGGGTAAGATTCCAGTGGTCGGTATCGCTAAGCGTTTGGAAGAGATTTACGTTCCTAATGACCCCCTCCCACTTTATATCGATAAAAAGTCGGAGACCCTGCGTCTCATCCAACGCATGCGAGACGAGGCACACCGCTTTGGTATCACTTTCCACCGTAGCCGCCGCGACGCTTCAACACTTAAAACTGAACTTACTGACGTCAAAGGCCTAGGACCAACAACTGCTGAAAAGCTATTAAGTAAATTCAAGTCCGTAAAGAAGATCCGAGAGCTATCTGAATCAGATCTAATTGCGGAGATTGGCAAAGCGAAAACTCGCATCTTGCTTAACCACTTTGAACAGCAAGAGCAGCCTACTTCTTCAGATGTAGGAAATAACGCTTCCTGA
- the gldN gene encoding gliding motility protein GldN codes for MNKFLSLAALTAGLMLSVAASAQEQATTASSNGSNRPIPNSDIMFSKTIWRAVDLREKQNKPMFSEGKEISRVIIEAVKRGELQAYSNDSLTRTITPAEMTSNMSYAEASAGLSDEEKAAGFSEQDAGGGWGAASDDGWGTPKKKTAAGSKTKGKTKAVAAKPTPPPPASYEYRPKDLYQMEVKEDMIFDKKRSRMYHDIKCIGLLVPATLSANTSGIEKTIGYFKYSDLVRVFRNNPDKAIWFNSQNDAQHKNLADAFELWLFNSYIVKVSNPNDARLDEIYGGQQQGVLASQQAASDLIEYEYNLWSF; via the coding sequence ATGAACAAATTTCTTTCCTTAGCCGCGCTAACGGCTGGTCTAATGCTGTCGGTGGCAGCATCAGCTCAGGAGCAAGCTACCACCGCAAGCAGTAACGGCTCTAATCGCCCGATCCCGAACTCAGATATCATGTTCAGCAAGACAATCTGGCGGGCTGTGGATCTTCGGGAAAAGCAGAATAAGCCGATGTTCTCGGAAGGCAAAGAAATTAGCCGGGTGATCATCGAAGCGGTGAAGCGTGGCGAGCTGCAAGCTTACAGCAACGATTCTCTTACTCGGACTATTACTCCAGCAGAGATGACCTCCAACATGTCATATGCTGAAGCTTCTGCTGGTCTTTCGGATGAAGAAAAGGCAGCAGGTTTCAGTGAGCAAGATGCTGGTGGCGGATGGGGTGCAGCTAGCGATGATGGTTGGGGAACACCCAAAAAGAAAACTGCTGCTGGTAGCAAAACAAAAGGCAAAACAAAGGCAGTGGCAGCAAAGCCAACACCACCGCCACCTGCTAGCTACGAATACCGTCCTAAGGACCTATACCAGATGGAAGTGAAGGAAGATATGATCTTCGACAAGAAACGGTCACGGATGTATCATGACATCAAATGCATCGGTTTACTAGTGCCGGCTACACTATCTGCAAATACTTCGGGAATTGAAAAAACCATTGGATACTTTAAATACTCGGATCTAGTACGAGTGTTCCGCAACAATCCGGACAAAGCCATTTGGTTTAACTCCCAAAATGATGCGCAGCATAAGAACTTGGCAGATGCATTTGAACTTTGGTTGTTTAACTCGTATATCGTTAAGGTTTCAAACCCAAACGATGCCCGTCTAGACGAGATTTACGGTGGTCAGCAACAAGGTGTATTAGCCTCGCAGCAAGCTGCTTCCGATTTGATCGAGTACGAGTATAATCTCTGGAGTTTCTAA